A region from the Arachis ipaensis cultivar K30076 chromosome B01, Araip1.1, whole genome shotgun sequence genome encodes:
- the LOC107633400 gene encoding ubiquitin-conjugating enzyme E2 2: MSTPARKRLMRDFKRLQQDPPAGISGAPQDNNIMLWNAVIFGPDDTPWDGGTFKLTLQFTEDYPNKPPTVRFVSRMFHPNIYADGSICLDILQNQWSPIYDVAAILTSIQSLLCDPNPNSPANSEAARMFSENKREYNRRVREIVEQSWTAD; the protein is encoded by the exons ATGTCGACTCCTGCGAGGAAGAGGCTGATGAGAGATTTTAAGAGGTTGCAACAGGATCCTCCTGCAGGAATCAGTGGTGCCCCTCAGGACAACAATATTATGTTATGGAATGCTGTAATATTTGG TCCAGATGATACTCCATGGGATGGAG GCACGTTTAAATTGACACTCCAATTTACGGAGGATTATCCAAACAAGCCACCAACCGTACGATTTGTATCTCGAATGTTTCATCCAAATA TTTATGCAGATGGGAGTATTTGTTTGGATATATTGCAAAACCAATGGAGTCCTATATATGATGTAGCTGCTATACTCACTTCTATCCAG TCATTGCTTTGCGATCCCAACCCAAATTCGCCTGCAAACTCTGAAGCAGCTCGGATGTTTAGTGAGAACAAGCGTGAGTACAATCGAAGAGTGAGGGAAATAGTGGAGCAGAGCTGGACAGCCGACTAA